One genomic segment of Burkholderia multivorans ATCC BAA-247 includes these proteins:
- a CDS encoding phosphocholine-specific phospholipase C produces the protein MTSRRKFLQQTATAGLSAAALSAFPPSIRRALAIPAFHETGTINDVKHVVLLMMENRAFDSYFGTFKGVRGYGDRFAVPSPNGRDVFYQTYTKTTPAVTVTPYHLDASKGNAQRAGGTPHTWADAQAAWDHGRMNRWPDAKTTLSMGYYDAAEVPFQRALADAFTLCDHYHCGMHTGTIANRLFYWSGTNGPNGISPVDGSRVKVAALNNQFNGGNDIGPSTQGWTWTTYADRLQQAGVSWKVYQSLIDNFGCNEMMGFRHWRAAIEQMPAARRPVYVASTDITQPVTAAGPFYDPAIDDPLSPLAKGFGNTMPYGFLESFSDDIRNGRLPAVSWIIPPSAYSEHPGPSSPAQGGWYVQAVLDALTANPEVWSKTVLLINYDENDGFFDHMPSPAAPSRNADGTLAGGYTLSGADVAAEYHDFAPATSSQPAADGRPYGPGPRVPMWVVSPWSRGGWVNSQVFDHTSTLRFLEKRFGVVEPQISGYRRAICGDLTSAFNFRSPNNEPLPTLAGRSTKSQVDALSAAQQAAPKIAPPATPAPPAQTIGVRPSRALPYELHASAQADARSGTLRLKFANTGDAAAVFHVYDKLHLDRVPRRYAVEPGKTLHGDWAAMADDNGQYDLWLLGPNGYHRRFTGDLTRIAAAGAPNPEIRVGYAGASGNLHLRLSNHGGGAVRFTIRSNRVYGPLAGHGATDTHGHGDGAGTTWTVTVRGGTQSELHWKLDSTGYWYDFIVTADHDARYARRIAGRVETGRHSVSDPAMGIADRF, from the coding sequence ATGACGTCACGCCGCAAATTTCTCCAGCAGACCGCCACCGCCGGCCTCTCGGCCGCGGCGCTGTCCGCGTTTCCGCCGAGCATTCGCCGCGCGCTCGCGATTCCCGCCTTTCACGAAACGGGCACCATCAACGACGTGAAGCACGTCGTGCTGCTGATGATGGAGAATCGCGCGTTCGACAGCTACTTCGGCACGTTCAAGGGCGTGCGCGGCTACGGCGACCGTTTCGCGGTGCCGTCGCCGAACGGTCGCGACGTGTTCTACCAGACGTATACGAAGACGACGCCCGCGGTCACGGTCACGCCGTATCACCTCGACGCGAGCAAGGGCAACGCGCAGCGCGCAGGCGGCACGCCGCATACGTGGGCCGACGCGCAGGCCGCGTGGGACCACGGACGCATGAACCGCTGGCCCGACGCGAAGACCACGCTGTCGATGGGCTACTACGACGCGGCCGAAGTGCCGTTCCAGCGCGCGCTCGCCGACGCGTTCACGCTGTGCGACCACTATCACTGCGGGATGCATACGGGCACGATCGCGAACCGCCTGTTCTACTGGAGCGGCACCAACGGCCCGAACGGCATCAGCCCCGTCGACGGCAGCCGCGTGAAGGTCGCCGCGCTGAACAATCAGTTCAACGGCGGCAACGACATCGGACCGTCGACGCAGGGCTGGACGTGGACCACGTACGCGGACCGGCTGCAGCAGGCGGGCGTGAGCTGGAAGGTGTACCAGAGCCTGATCGACAACTTCGGCTGCAACGAGATGATGGGCTTTCGCCACTGGCGTGCGGCCATCGAGCAGATGCCGGCCGCGCGTCGGCCGGTCTACGTCGCGTCGACCGACATCACGCAGCCGGTGACGGCCGCCGGCCCGTTCTACGATCCGGCGATCGACGATCCGCTCAGCCCGCTCGCGAAGGGCTTCGGCAACACGATGCCGTACGGCTTTCTCGAATCGTTCAGCGACGACATCCGAAACGGCCGGCTGCCGGCGGTATCGTGGATCATCCCGCCGTCCGCGTACAGCGAGCATCCGGGGCCGTCGAGCCCCGCGCAGGGCGGCTGGTACGTGCAGGCGGTGCTCGATGCGCTGACCGCGAACCCCGAGGTCTGGAGCAAGACGGTCCTGCTGATCAACTACGACGAAAACGACGGCTTCTTCGATCACATGCCGTCGCCAGCCGCGCCGTCGCGCAATGCGGACGGCACGCTCGCAGGCGGCTACACGCTGTCGGGTGCCGACGTCGCCGCCGAGTATCACGACTTCGCACCGGCCACGTCGAGCCAGCCCGCCGCGGACGGACGCCCGTACGGCCCCGGCCCGCGCGTGCCGATGTGGGTCGTGTCGCCGTGGAGCCGCGGCGGCTGGGTGAACTCGCAGGTGTTCGACCATACGTCGACGCTGCGCTTTCTCGAGAAACGCTTCGGCGTCGTCGAGCCGCAGATCAGCGGATACCGACGCGCGATCTGCGGCGACCTGACGAGCGCCTTCAACTTCCGCTCGCCGAACAACGAGCCGCTGCCGACGCTCGCGGGCCGTTCGACGAAGAGCCAGGTCGACGCGCTGAGCGCCGCGCAGCAGGCCGCCCCGAAGATCGCGCCGCCGGCCACGCCCGCGCCGCCCGCACAGACCATCGGCGTGCGACCGTCGCGCGCGCTGCCGTACGAGCTGCATGCGAGCGCGCAGGCCGACGCGCGCAGCGGCACGCTGCGGCTGAAGTTCGCGAATACCGGCGACGCGGCCGCGGTATTCCACGTCTACGACAAGCTTCATCTCGATCGCGTGCCGCGCCGCTACGCGGTCGAGCCCGGCAAGACGCTGCACGGCGACTGGGCGGCAATGGCCGACGACAACGGTCAATACGATCTGTGGTTGCTCGGCCCGAACGGCTATCACCGCCGCTTCACCGGCGACCTCACGCGCATTGCCGCGGCCGGCGCGCCGAATCCGGAGATCCGCGTCGGCTACGCGGGCGCGAGCGGCAACCTGCACCTGCGGCTGAGCAACCACGGCGGCGGCGCCGTGCGCTTCACGATCCGCTCGAATCGGGTCTACGGGCCGCTCGCGGGCCACGGCGCGACCGACACGCACGGTCACGGCGACGGCGCGGGCACGACGTGGACCGTCACGGTGCGCGGCGGCACGCAGTCGGAGCTGCACTGGAAGCTCGACTCGACCGGCTATTGGTATGACTTCATCGTGACCGCCGATCACGACGCGCGCTATGCGCGGCGCATCGCCGGCCGCGTCGAAACGGGCCGCCATTCGGTCAGCGATCCGGCGATGGGCATCGCCGACCGCTTCTGA
- a CDS encoding DedA family protein/thiosulfate sulfurtransferase GlpE: MLRDLVAQYGPLLVFANVLAAAIGLPVPAMPTLVLFGAMAAMHPAMIGSQLATVIALSVLGALLGDTAWYVAGRRYGGATLKTICRLSLSRDTCVKKTERFFGRYGVRVLAVARFIPGLSLVSVPMAGALHTRYRTFVGYDALGAALWTIAGLVAGLVFYRQIDWLFAGASRLGHAVLVVIVALLAVYAAIRWVRRRALIRQLAHARIGVDELDALLQDDAAPVILDVRSPEHRKLDPFTIPGAQFADERQIADIVARYPLTQKFVVYCSCPNEVTAALMAKRLLDAGFTDALALRGGLDAWRDTGRELAPLAADLPPAANEPVAGLHKPA; this comes from the coding sequence ATGCTCCGTGATCTCGTCGCCCAGTACGGGCCGCTTCTCGTATTCGCCAACGTGCTCGCGGCGGCGATCGGCCTGCCCGTGCCCGCGATGCCGACGCTCGTGCTGTTCGGCGCGATGGCCGCGATGCATCCGGCGATGATCGGCTCGCAGCTCGCGACGGTGATTGCGCTATCGGTGCTCGGCGCGCTGCTCGGCGATACGGCGTGGTACGTCGCCGGGCGCCGTTACGGCGGCGCGACGCTGAAGACGATCTGCCGGCTGTCGCTGTCGCGCGACACCTGCGTGAAGAAAACCGAGCGCTTCTTCGGCCGCTACGGCGTGCGCGTGCTCGCAGTAGCACGCTTCATTCCCGGACTGTCGCTGGTATCGGTGCCGATGGCGGGCGCGCTGCATACGCGCTATCGCACGTTCGTCGGCTACGACGCGCTCGGCGCCGCGCTCTGGACGATCGCCGGCCTCGTCGCGGGGCTCGTGTTCTATCGGCAGATCGACTGGCTGTTCGCGGGCGCGAGCCGGCTCGGTCACGCGGTGCTGGTCGTGATCGTCGCGCTGCTCGCCGTCTATGCGGCGATTCGCTGGGTGCGCCGCCGCGCGCTGATCCGCCAGCTCGCGCATGCGCGGATCGGCGTCGACGAGCTCGATGCGCTGCTGCAAGACGATGCAGCACCGGTGATTCTCGACGTGCGCTCGCCCGAGCACCGCAAGCTCGACCCGTTCACGATCCCCGGCGCGCAGTTTGCCGACGAACGGCAGATCGCCGACATCGTCGCGCGCTATCCGCTCACGCAGAAGTTCGTCGTCTATTGCTCGTGCCCGAACGAGGTGACGGCCGCGCTGATGGCGAAGCGCCTGCTCGACGCGGGCTTCACCGACGCGCTCGCGCTGCGCGGCGGCCTCGACGCCTGGCGCGACACCGGTCGCGAACTGGCGCCGCTCGCGGCGGATCTGCCACCGGCCGCGAACGAGCCGGTCGCCGGGCTGCACAAGCCCGCGTAA
- a CDS encoding OprD family porin: protein MKKQKTIGTASKMLLAWGLPALAGVSLTGVARADDAAPAPLTVAQAAPAAGASASVAQATTPNAVVNAEAGQAVTPSDEQPSAQSKSKGFIADSHLDFLFRNYADVLDNKGGPHRHAWIQGVMANFESGYTTGLIGIGFDASLYAALKLDGGAGAGSMAHIAKGGGGSNQLAWAYPGIYDVKARISNTVIKYGLQAVDNPFMEQHDNRALPPTFLGATIVSNEFKNVMLEAGSFTKTDARGHSTLTNLTTQYGGTRVNRITYVGGTWDYSPNGEVALYANQADDVWHQYYASVKHSIGSPQTIKWTGFGNVYSTHDTGDALQGKINNNAYSLSLAAQHGPHELLLAYQQILGDQFFDYLNETNGIFLANSMDVDYNAPHEKSLQLRYTFYGKEAGLPGFKAMVWGVTGWGADGSAGAANDPSHSSIYWSNGAPVQGRHHEFGFIPSYTFQSGKLKDTKVTFIAMWHNGSTHYSDATNREYRLVVNLPLHAF from the coding sequence ATGAAAAAGCAGAAGACGATCGGGACGGCATCGAAGATGCTGCTTGCATGGGGACTGCCGGCGCTCGCCGGTGTCTCGCTGACGGGCGTCGCGCGCGCCGACGACGCGGCGCCCGCGCCGCTGACGGTCGCGCAGGCCGCGCCGGCCGCCGGCGCGAGTGCGAGCGTCGCACAGGCGACGACGCCGAACGCCGTTGTGAACGCGGAGGCCGGCCAGGCCGTCACGCCGTCCGACGAGCAACCGTCCGCGCAATCGAAGTCGAAGGGCTTCATCGCCGACAGCCATCTCGACTTCCTGTTCCGCAATTACGCGGACGTGCTCGACAACAAGGGCGGACCGCACCGTCACGCATGGATCCAGGGCGTGATGGCGAACTTCGAGTCCGGCTATACGACGGGCCTGATCGGTATCGGCTTCGACGCATCGCTGTATGCGGCGCTGAAGCTCGACGGCGGCGCGGGCGCGGGCAGCATGGCACACATCGCGAAGGGCGGCGGCGGCTCGAACCAGCTCGCGTGGGCCTATCCGGGCATCTACGACGTGAAGGCGCGCATCTCGAACACGGTGATCAAGTACGGTCTGCAGGCCGTCGACAACCCGTTCATGGAGCAGCACGACAACCGCGCGCTGCCGCCGACGTTCCTCGGCGCGACGATCGTCAGCAACGAATTCAAGAACGTGATGCTCGAAGCGGGCAGCTTCACGAAGACCGACGCGCGCGGCCACTCGACGCTCACGAACCTGACGACGCAGTACGGCGGTACGCGCGTGAACCGGATCACCTATGTGGGCGGCACGTGGGACTACTCGCCGAACGGCGAAGTCGCGCTGTACGCGAATCAGGCCGACGACGTGTGGCACCAGTACTACGCGTCGGTGAAGCACAGCATCGGCAGCCCGCAGACGATCAAGTGGACGGGCTTCGGCAACGTCTATTCGACGCACGACACGGGCGACGCGCTGCAGGGCAAGATCAACAACAACGCGTATAGCCTGTCGCTCGCCGCGCAGCACGGCCCGCACGAGCTGCTGCTCGCGTATCAGCAGATTCTCGGCGACCAGTTCTTCGACTATCTGAACGAAACGAACGGCATCTTCCTCGCGAACTCGATGGACGTCGACTACAACGCGCCGCATGAAAAGTCGCTGCAGCTGCGCTACACGTTCTATGGCAAGGAAGCGGGGCTGCCGGGCTTCAAGGCGATGGTGTGGGGCGTGACGGGCTGGGGCGCGGACGGCAGCGCAGGCGCGGCGAACGATCCGAGCCACTCGAGCATCTACTGGAGCAACGGCGCGCCGGTGCAAGGCCGTCACCACGAGTTCGGCTTCATTCCGTCGTACACGTTCCAGAGCGGCAAGCTGAAGGACACGAAGGTCACGTTCATCGCGATGTGGCACAACGGCTCCACGCACTACTCCGATGCGACGAACCGCGAGTACCGTCTGGTCGTGAACCTGCCGCTGCACGCGTTCTGA
- a CDS encoding ABC transporter ATP-binding protein translates to MSVNERRDAGASGDTLLAVEGLKVHFRVPLGGYPWSPKGTLRAVDGVSFDVKRGETVGLVGESGCGKSTLARALIGLVPMTAGTVRWRGEAVAPAQLRGTAMRREVQMIFQDPLASLDPRMTIEQVVAEPLVTHQPGLGRAEVRRRVIAMLERVGLNAHHLLRYPHEFSGGQCQRVGIARALIGEPKLVICDEPVSALDVSIQAQIVNLLRDLQRDLSLSYLFVAHDLAVVKAISQRVLVMYLGRVMEFGTRDDVYRVPQHPYTRALLDAAPTPDPARERARRPMLLAGEMPSPLNPPSGCAFRTRCPVAIDACAQDVPLPEVRHGSAARVACIRAGAA, encoded by the coding sequence ATGAGCGTCAACGAACGCCGCGACGCCGGCGCGAGCGGCGACACGCTGCTCGCCGTCGAGGGGCTGAAGGTGCATTTCCGCGTGCCGCTCGGCGGCTATCCGTGGTCGCCGAAGGGCACGCTGCGCGCGGTCGACGGCGTCTCGTTCGACGTGAAGCGCGGCGAGACGGTCGGCCTGGTCGGCGAATCGGGCTGCGGGAAGTCGACTCTCGCGCGTGCGCTGATCGGCCTCGTACCGATGACGGCCGGCACCGTGCGCTGGCGCGGCGAGGCCGTCGCGCCAGCGCAGCTGCGCGGCACCGCGATGCGGCGCGAAGTGCAGATGATCTTCCAGGATCCGCTCGCGTCGCTCGATCCGCGCATGACGATCGAGCAGGTCGTCGCCGAGCCGCTCGTCACGCATCAGCCGGGTCTCGGCCGTGCCGAAGTGCGCCGCCGCGTGATCGCGATGCTCGAGCGCGTCGGGCTGAACGCGCATCACCTGCTGCGCTATCCGCATGAATTTTCCGGCGGCCAGTGCCAGCGCGTCGGGATCGCGCGTGCGCTGATCGGCGAGCCGAAGCTCGTGATCTGCGACGAACCGGTGTCGGCGCTCGACGTGTCGATCCAGGCGCAGATCGTGAACCTGCTGCGCGACCTGCAGCGCGATCTGTCGCTGTCCTATCTGTTCGTCGCGCACGACCTCGCGGTCGTGAAGGCGATCAGCCAGCGCGTGCTCGTGATGTATCTGGGCCGCGTGATGGAGTTCGGCACGCGCGACGACGTGTACCGCGTGCCGCAGCACCCGTACACGCGCGCGCTGCTCGACGCGGCGCCGACGCCGGACCCGGCACGCGAGCGGGCGCGCCGGCCGATGCTGCTGGCGGGCGAGATGCCGTCGCCGCTGAATCCGCCGTCGGGCTGCGCGTTCCGCACGCGCTGCCCGGTGGCGATCGACGCGTGCGCGCAGGACGTGCCGCTGCCGGAAGTGCGGCACGGCTCGGCGGCGCGCGTCGCCTGCATCCGCGCGGGTGCGGCATGA
- a CDS encoding ABC transporter ATP-binding protein has translation MAALLEVDNLGVRFTRKDAPPIDAVSGVSFSLEAGKTLGIVGESGSGKSQTVMALLGLLAANGTTSGTARYRGDDLLAMDTRALNAVRGDRIAMIFQDPMTSLNPFLTIERQMTETLQLHRGLSRKAATKRAIEALESVRIPDAARRIRMYPHEFSGGMRQRVMIAMALLSEPEILIADEPTTALDVTVQAQIIDLLRELNRERGTAIVLITHDMGVVAGLADDVMVMYAGRTVEYAPAESIFAAPSHPYTIGLLNALPRLTDADDAPLVAIPGNPPMPGTAPAGCAFAKRCTCAEDRCGTLRPALETYGAAGAVRACHRPAADLTGGLR, from the coding sequence ATGGCCGCACTACTTGAAGTCGACAACCTCGGCGTGCGCTTCACGCGCAAGGATGCGCCGCCGATCGACGCCGTCAGCGGCGTGTCGTTCTCGCTCGAAGCCGGCAAGACGCTCGGCATCGTCGGCGAATCGGGCTCCGGCAAGAGCCAGACCGTGATGGCATTGCTCGGGCTGCTCGCCGCGAACGGCACGACGAGCGGCACGGCGCGCTATCGCGGCGACGATCTGCTCGCGATGGACACGCGCGCGCTGAACGCCGTGCGCGGAGACCGGATCGCGATGATCTTCCAGGATCCGATGACGTCGCTCAATCCGTTCCTGACGATCGAGCGGCAGATGACCGAGACCCTGCAGCTGCATCGCGGGCTGTCGCGCAAGGCCGCGACGAAGCGCGCGATCGAGGCGCTCGAATCGGTGCGCATTCCCGACGCCGCGCGGCGTATCCGCATGTATCCGCACGAGTTCTCGGGCGGCATGCGGCAGCGCGTGATGATCGCGATGGCGCTGCTGTCCGAGCCCGAAATCCTGATCGCCGACGAGCCGACCACGGCGCTCGACGTGACCGTGCAGGCGCAGATCATCGATCTGCTGCGCGAGCTCAATCGCGAGCGCGGCACCGCGATCGTGCTGATCACGCACGACATGGGCGTGGTCGCCGGACTCGCGGACGACGTGATGGTCATGTATGCGGGCCGCACCGTCGAATACGCGCCGGCCGAATCGATCTTCGCGGCGCCGTCGCATCCGTACACGATCGGGCTGCTGAACGCGCTGCCGCGGCTGACCGATGCCGACGATGCGCCGCTCGTCGCGATTCCCGGCAATCCGCCGATGCCCGGCACCGCGCCGGCCGGCTGCGCGTTCGCGAAACGCTGCACGTGTGCGGAGGATCGCTGCGGCACGCTGCGCCCCGCACTCGAAACCTACGGCGCCGCCGGTGCGGTGCGCGCCTGCCATCGGCCGGCGGCCGATCTGACGGGAGGACTGCGATGA
- a CDS encoding ABC transporter permease: protein MTPTTPAVGLPAQTDTPPRSRSPLALAFARFLRNRAALFSLVLLALIVIACFVGPWLLAADPAASDWGAISLPPTLANQHWFGTDELGRDLLVRTLIGGRVSIEVGLLGTLVSGLFGVAWGATAGFAGGRVDAVMMRIVDMMYAIPYLLIAILMMTLFGRSFLLVVLTISAFSWIDMARVVRGQTLSLRNREFVDAARAIGVTPVSIVRRHIVPNLLGVVVVYATVSVPNIVLTESVLSFLGLGVQEPMTSWGVLIQDGAQKLESMPWLLLCPAVMLCVTLYCVNFVGDGLRDALDPKDR, encoded by the coding sequence ATGACTCCCACTACGCCAGCCGTCGGTCTGCCCGCGCAGACCGATACGCCGCCGCGTTCGCGCTCGCCGCTGGCGCTCGCGTTCGCACGCTTCCTGCGCAACCGCGCGGCCTTGTTCAGCCTCGTGCTGCTCGCGCTGATCGTGATCGCCTGCTTCGTCGGCCCGTGGCTGCTTGCAGCCGATCCGGCCGCAAGCGACTGGGGTGCGATCAGCCTGCCGCCGACGCTCGCGAACCAGCACTGGTTCGGCACCGACGAGCTCGGCCGCGACCTGCTCGTGCGCACGCTGATCGGCGGGCGCGTGTCGATCGAGGTCGGGCTGCTCGGCACGCTCGTGTCGGGCCTGTTCGGCGTCGCGTGGGGCGCGACCGCGGGCTTCGCGGGCGGCCGCGTCGACGCGGTGATGATGCGCATCGTCGACATGATGTACGCGATCCCGTACTTGCTGATCGCGATCCTGATGATGACGCTGTTCGGCCGTTCGTTCCTGCTCGTCGTGCTGACGATCAGCGCGTTCTCGTGGATCGACATGGCGCGCGTCGTGCGCGGCCAGACATTGTCGCTGCGCAACCGCGAGTTCGTCGATGCGGCGCGCGCGATCGGCGTGACGCCGGTGTCGATCGTGCGCCGCCATATCGTGCCGAACCTGCTCGGCGTCGTCGTCGTGTATGCGACGGTCTCGGTGCCGAACATCGTGCTGACCGAATCGGTGCTGTCGTTTCTCGGGCTCGGCGTGCAGGAGCCGATGACGAGCTGGGGCGTGCTGATCCAGGACGGCGCGCAGAAACTCGAATCGATGCCGTGGCTGCTGCTGTGCCCGGCCGTCATGCTGTGCGTGACGCTCTATTGCGTGAATTTCGTCGGCGACGGCCTGCGGGATGCGCTTGACCCGAAGGATCGCTGA
- a CDS encoding ABC transporter permease subunit — protein MLAYALRRTLWAVPTILAVVTVCYLLLHFTPGGPFDTEKQLSAATLANLNAKYHLDEPLWKQYLLYLGSLLRGDLGPSFRYVDWSVNDLVKKALPVSLGVGGLSIPLSIVLGVLLGTVAAVRRDSAIDRFVMLIGNFGNVVPPFVLGPVLVWIFAILLKTSAGNGWLPAGGWGDGGWQYRLLPIVLLTFINVSLLARVMRGSMIETLSSNYIRTARAKGLPGSTIVLRHALKPALMPVVSLFGTVCITSITAAVVTESVFALPGLGQLVVNGAINRDYTLVLGLVVLTTVCAVLFNLLVDLAYAWLDPRIRY, from the coding sequence ATGCTGGCCTATGCCCTAAGGCGCACGTTGTGGGCGGTGCCGACGATCCTCGCGGTCGTCACCGTCTGCTACCTGCTGCTGCACTTCACGCCCGGCGGCCCGTTCGATACGGAGAAACAGCTGTCCGCCGCGACGCTCGCGAACCTGAACGCGAAGTACCACCTCGACGAACCGCTGTGGAAGCAGTACCTGCTGTATCTCGGCTCGCTGCTGCGCGGCGATCTCGGGCCGTCGTTCCGCTATGTCGACTGGTCGGTGAACGATCTCGTGAAGAAGGCGCTGCCCGTGAGCCTCGGCGTGGGCGGCCTGTCGATTCCGCTGTCGATCGTGCTCGGCGTGCTGCTCGGCACCGTCGCGGCCGTGCGCCGCGACAGCGCGATCGACCGCTTCGTGATGCTGATCGGCAACTTCGGCAACGTCGTGCCGCCGTTCGTGCTCGGCCCCGTGCTCGTGTGGATCTTCGCGATCCTGCTGAAGACGTCGGCCGGCAACGGCTGGCTGCCGGCCGGCGGCTGGGGCGACGGCGGCTGGCAGTACCGCTTGCTGCCGATCGTGCTGCTGACCTTCATCAACGTGTCGCTGCTCGCGCGCGTGATGCGCGGCTCGATGATCGAGACGCTGTCGAGCAACTACATCCGCACCGCGCGCGCGAAGGGGCTGCCCGGCTCGACGATCGTGCTGCGCCACGCGCTGAAGCCCGCGCTGATGCCGGTCGTATCGTTGTTCGGCACGGTCTGCATCACGTCGATCACGGCGGCCGTCGTCACCGAATCGGTGTTCGCGCTGCCGGGGCTCGGGCAGCTCGTCGTGAACGGCGCGATCAATCGCGACTACACGCTGGTGCTGGGCCTCGTCGTGCTGACGACCGTCTGCGCAGTGCTGTTCAACCTGCTGGTCGACCTCGCCTACGCATGGCTCGATCCGCGCATCCGTTACTGA
- a CDS encoding peptide ABC transporter substrate-binding protein gives MKSLHAMSAVLAALVLTTPAARAVTVPSNVTLAAQQDLTRQVPAEVESLDPAHIESWTGNTIGLDLFEGLARIDAAGQVVPGVALSWERKTPQTWIFKLRHDAKWSNGQPVTAADFVYSWQRLADPKTGSKYTILIEFVKNSKEIIAGKAAPSTLGVRAVDPYTLEVTTDVPVAFFPELTAMAPLAPVNKDVVAKFGDAWTRPGNIVSNGAYQLVDWQPNNRIVMTKDAKYWNAPKVVINKVTYLPVESDETAMRMYQAGQIDYSYSIPSGIFQQVSKQFGAELRPGLQLATYYYYLNNSDPALKDKRVRQALSMVIDRDVLTSKLTQAGEKPMYGLMPNGTKGVQPFTPEWASWPMAKRVETAKNLLKQAGYSDAKPLSFTLTYNTNDLHKKVALFAASEWRTKLGINTKLENVEFKVLMKERHDGKVQIARDGWFADYNDAMTFFDLIRCGSSQNTVGYCNKQVDTLVDEGNQKLDDKARAALLTQAHDTAMNDTPMVPLFQYSADRLVKPYVGGYSLKNVIDMRASQDMYLIKH, from the coding sequence ATGAAATCCTTGCATGCCATGTCGGCCGTGCTGGCCGCGCTCGTCCTGACGACGCCCGCCGCCCGTGCCGTAACCGTCCCGTCGAACGTCACGCTTGCCGCGCAGCAGGATCTGACGCGACAGGTGCCCGCCGAAGTCGAGTCGCTCGATCCCGCCCACATCGAATCGTGGACCGGCAACACGATCGGCCTCGACCTGTTCGAAGGGCTTGCGCGCATCGACGCGGCCGGGCAGGTCGTGCCGGGCGTCGCGCTGTCGTGGGAGCGCAAGACGCCGCAGACGTGGATCTTCAAGCTGCGCCACGACGCGAAGTGGAGCAACGGGCAGCCCGTGACGGCCGCCGATTTCGTCTATTCGTGGCAGCGCCTCGCCGATCCGAAGACGGGTTCGAAGTACACGATCCTCATCGAGTTCGTGAAGAACTCGAAGGAGATCATCGCGGGCAAGGCCGCGCCGTCGACGCTCGGCGTGCGCGCGGTCGATCCGTACACGCTCGAGGTGACGACCGACGTGCCGGTCGCGTTCTTCCCCGAGCTGACCGCGATGGCGCCGCTCGCGCCGGTGAACAAGGACGTCGTCGCGAAGTTCGGCGACGCGTGGACGCGTCCCGGCAACATCGTCAGCAACGGCGCGTACCAGCTCGTCGACTGGCAGCCGAACAACCGCATCGTGATGACGAAGGATGCGAAGTACTGGAACGCGCCGAAGGTCGTGATCAACAAGGTCACGTATCTGCCCGTCGAAAGCGACGAGACCGCGATGCGCATGTACCAGGCCGGGCAGATCGACTACAGCTATTCGATTCCGTCGGGCATTTTCCAGCAGGTCAGCAAGCAGTTCGGCGCCGAGCTGCGCCCGGGCCTGCAGCTCGCGACGTACTACTACTACCTGAACAACAGCGATCCGGCGCTGAAAGACAAGCGCGTGCGCCAGGCGCTGTCGATGGTCATCGATCGCGACGTGCTGACGTCGAAGCTCACGCAGGCCGGCGAGAAGCCGATGTACGGCCTGATGCCGAACGGCACGAAGGGCGTGCAGCCGTTCACGCCGGAATGGGCGTCCTGGCCGATGGCCAAGCGCGTCGAGACCGCGAAGAACCTGCTGAAGCAGGCCGGCTATTCGGACGCGAAGCCGCTGTCGTTCACGCTCACGTACAACACCAACGACCTGCACAAGAAGGTCGCGCTGTTTGCCGCATCGGAATGGCGCACGAAGCTCGGCATCAACACGAAGCTCGAGAACGTCGAGTTCAAGGTGCTGATGAAGGAGCGGCATGACGGCAAGGTCCAGATCGCGCGCGACGGCTGGTTCGCCGACTACAACGACGCGATGACGTTCTTCGATCTGATCCGCTGCGGCAGCTCGCAGAACACCGTCGGCTACTGCAACAAGCAGGTCGACACGCTCGTCGACGAGGGCAACCAGAAGCTCGACGACAAGGCCCGCGCGGCGCTGCTCACGCAGGCGCACGACACCGCGATGAACGACACGCCGATGGTGCCGCTGTTCCAGTATTCGGCCGATCGTCTCGTGAAGCCGTACGTCGGCGGCTATTCGCTGAAGAACGTGATCGACATGCGCGCGTCGCAGGACATGTATCTGATCAAGCACTGA
- a CDS encoding cupin domain-containing protein has protein sequence MVPPTENSRSAVAAAALGSKIRALRQRLKRTLDETATAAGISKPFLSQVERGLASPSLTSLAGIAQALGVTVQYFVDTPSEERSVCRGEQLRFFGFADSANLFARLTNLSEGRQLEAILVRMPPGQKRSEVTTHAGEEFLYVVEGEVSLTLEGKTFVLQAGDSSHYQSTVPHSWANTAKIESVVVWVGTPRLF, from the coding sequence ATGGTTCCCCCCACTGAAAACTCGCGGTCTGCCGTCGCTGCCGCCGCACTGGGCAGCAAGATTCGCGCGTTGCGCCAACGATTGAAGCGCACGCTCGACGAAACGGCGACAGCCGCGGGCATTTCGAAGCCGTTTCTGTCGCAAGTCGAGCGCGGGCTCGCGTCGCCGTCGCTGACGTCGTTGGCCGGCATCGCGCAGGCGCTCGGCGTGACCGTGCAGTATTTCGTCGATACGCCGAGCGAGGAGCGTTCGGTGTGTCGAGGCGAGCAGCTGCGCTTTTTCGGGTTCGCCGATTCGGCGAACCTGTTCGCGAGGCTGACGAACCTCTCGGAAGGCCGCCAGCTCGAGGCGATCCTCGTGCGGATGCCGCCGGGGCAGAAGCGGTCCGAGGTGACGACACATGCAGGAGAGGAGTTCCTGTATGTGGTGGAAGGAGAAGTGTCGCTGACGCTGGAAGGCAAGACGTTCGTCCTGCAGGCCGGCGATAGTTCGCACTACCAGTCGACGGTTCCGCACAGCTGGGCCAACACCGCGAAGATCGAATCGGTGGTGGTCTGGGTCGGTACGCCGAGGCTGTTCTAA